A genomic window from Triticum urartu cultivar G1812 chromosome 7, Tu2.1, whole genome shotgun sequence includes:
- the LOC125519428 gene encoding uncharacterized protein LOC125519428: MTAPEILEVRCAGCGETLEVEQGMTEFACPGCAMPQALPPELMPRPPPRPRRALPLHHGGGVRDQMQCGGCGAVLAVPRGLRRITCPLCASDLVADGDRLRLHQAGVQVISPAAAAPIAPTSLRRSEEEPRSQAIHVGQVQVGRYNKPIHFEQEREPSFARSVHEESTISPRSNPKIAVHVRCAEDAPVDQLFHRDESHIKLPNGTVPRHGFKKKGDLSASPGSICAERIVLDHPSKVSNALRSQGGPSIHSFHTEEVHGRHQSNIIGNHENQKARHASVASIVEQEIVKAPSYTASGKQVHTELHGNTTGRNQKRKRSSWTTGGKRKKKHMGSGKELHPKCSKYSAAQPEYTPNSNTVQEPVSSPDENQFNPADVDRIIANLYPTSLSQKQAPRAGSHDLDNIDATLLPVSRDHGISLVNNVSRCHCQCSEDAMGALANRSFNSEQEHEIPQGSSNGICPHGKNGAQGQQIQDDSHPVQVEVECQHNKAAGQHKSVANGCMHSPNERDYIENRSRTGILQQVAVATACCHPTPSPQLTTTCLPGTTIPSVTRSSVHRSPPHCEPPETIHSQDTHAAGTGYMKSKVRKGRGPAKLTEPRRVADRPVLTPTNVDTWDIDPPCPKVASTITLLLKQWHPGSTYMMACQQTNEVHPEQLVLHFHQYHSDRRAIILDEFLRRYKWAPGREAECLKLFNRRTARQFTGLLCDEKRKARVKLFASRKVKGASDATKSNGQSNFDNKGAREKSKLPRRDPAGVGHEDDDPLQWKQFPPEWMLPKWWEMLCEHWASEENLQFSALMRKNRFTGGSARHTAGSRSITMHRKLMMIENGGKPVSEVELFNKTHKHGGGKGEFVTEKARRTVEAFQRRLEEAGDTELDPHVVWSEEVGGRHRGRYYGLPGIIDKARIGHLSKSIPSSLGQKRKQMFTQDQVQEMINHATRQMNETWENRFRSLEKSMRGMASSDISQHASAAGPGAEDGEASHEHTSDSTDDGTYQSAEDDSGGHSGE, from the exons ATGACGGCACCGGAGATCCTGGAGGTGCGGTGCGCCGGCTGCGGCGAGACGCTGGAGGTGGAGCAGGGGATGACGGAGTTCGCCTGCCCCGGCTGCGCCATGCCGCAGGCCCTCCCGCCGGAGCTAATGCCGcggccgccgccgcggccgcgcCGCGCCCTGCCGCTCCACCACGGCGGGGGAGTTAGGGACCAGATGCAGTGCGGCGGATGCGGCGCTGTGCTTGCCGTGCCGCGGGGCCTCCGGCGCATCACCTGCCCGCTGTGCGCCTCCGACCTCGTAGCCGACGGCGACCGCCTCCGGCTGCATCAAGCCGGCGTACAGGTCATTTCGCCTGCGGCCGCCGCTCCTATCGCGCCCACGTCCCTGCGTCGGTCGGAG GAAGAACCCAGAAGCCAAGCGATTCACGTGGGACAGGTGCAAGTAGGAAGGTACAATAAGCCAATCCATTTTGAGCAGGAACGTGAACCCTCTTTTGCTCGTTCAGTTCATGAAGAGTCAACCATTTCACCCAGATCAAACCCAAAGATAGCAGTTCATGTGCGATGTGCAGAAGATGCACCTGTTGATCAGTTATTTCATAGAGATGAGTCACACATTAAATTACCCAATGGAACTGTTCCCAGGCATGGTTTTAAGAAGAAAGGTGATCTATCTGCTAGTCCTGGATCCATTTGTGCAGAGAGGATAGTGCTGGACCATCCTAGTAAGGTCAGCAACGCACTGCGATCACAAGGTGGGCCTTCCATTCATTCATTTCATACAGAGGAGGTACATGGGCGGCATCAAAGTAACATCATTGGAAATCATGAAAACCAGAAAGCTAGACATGCTTCAGTGGCTAGTATTGTGGAGCAGGAAATAGTAAAGGCTCCGAGTTACACTGCTTCTGGAAAACAGGTGCATACTGAGTTGCATGGTAACACAACTGGACGGAATCAGAAGAGGAAAAGGAGCAGCTGGACTACTGGTGGGAAGCGCAAGAAAAAACATATGGGCTCAGGCAAAGAGCTTCATCCTAAATGTAGTAAGTATTCAGCTGCCCAGCCAGAATATACTCCAAATAGCAATACTGTTCAGGAGCCAGTTTCTTCCCCGGATGAAAATCAGTTTAATCCTGCAGATGTTGACAGAATAATTGCCAATCTTTACCCTACTTCATTATCTCAGAAGCAGGCACCTCGAGCGGGATCACACGACTTGGACAACATTGATGCAACCTTGCTTCCTGTCTCTAGAGATCATGGTATATCTCTAGTGAACAATGTTTCACGGTGCCACTGTCAATGCTCAGAAGATGCTATGGGTGCTCTTGCTAACCGGAGTTTCAATTCAGAACAAGAGCATGAGATTCCTCAGGGAAGTTCCAATGGGATTTGCCCTCATGGTAAAAATGGCGCACAAGGGCAACAGATACAAGATGACAGTCATCCTGTGCAGGTGGAAGTTGAGTGTCAGCACAACAAAGCTGCGGGACAACACAAGAGTGTAGCAAATGGCTGCATGCATTCGCCAAATGAGAGGGACTATATTGAAAACCGGTCTCGCACTGGTATTCTCCAGCAGGTGGCTGTAGCTACTGCCTGCTGTCATCCTACCCCATCACCGCAGTTGACTACTACCTGCTTGCCCGGTACCACTATTCCTTCTGTCACAA GATCATCAGTTCATCGATCACCACCGCATTGCGAACCACCAGAAACTATCCATTCCCAG GATACTCATGCTGCTGGCACAGGGTATATGAAATCTAAAGTGCGCAAGGGGAGGGGCCCTGCAAAACTCACTGAACCACGTAGGGTAGCTGACAGGCCTGTGCTGACTCCGACTAATGTGGA CACATGGGATATCGATCCTCCTTGTCCCAAGGTGGCCTCTACCATCACTTTACTTCTCAAGCAGTGGCACCCAGGGTCTACTTACATGATGGCTTGTCAGCAAACAAATGAAGTGCACCCAGAACAATTGGTTCTCCACTTTCACCAGTATCATTCGGATAGAAGGGCTATCATCTTGGATGAGTTCCTT CGCCGTTACAAGTGGGCCCCTGGGCGGGAAGCAGAGTGCCTGAAGCTATTCAACCGCAGAACAGCCAGACAGTTTACTGGGCTCCTGTGTGATGAGAAGCGAAAGGCTAGAGTGAAGTTGTTTGCGTCAAGGAAAGTGAAAGGAGCTTCGGATGCTACCAAGTCCAATGGACAGTCAAATTTTGATAACAAGGGTGCTAGAGAAAAGTCGAAGCTGCCGCGCAGAGACCCAGCAGGTGTAGGGCACGAGGATGACGACCCTCTTCAGTGGAAGCAGTTCCCCCCTGAATGGATGCTGCCGAAGTGGTGGGAGATGCTATGTGAGCACTGGGCTTCAGAAGAAAATTTGCAGTTCTCTGCCCTGATGAGGAAGAATCGGTTCACAGGAGGCTCCGCCCGGCACACAGCAGGCTCCCGGAGCATAACCATGCATCGCAAACTTATG ATGATAGAGAATGGTGGGAAGCCAGTATCGGAAGTTGAACTATTTAATAAGACCCATAAACATGGCGGCGGTAAGGGGGAATTTGTTACCGAGAAAGCAAGGCGAACCGTG GAGGCCTTCCAGCGGCGTTTAGAGGAGGCAGGTGATACTGAACTAGACCCCCATGTTGTATGGTCGGAGGAGGTAGGGGGCCGTCACCGAGGGAGGTACTATGGACTTCCTGGTATCATTGACAAAGCCCGGATAGGCCACTTGTCAAAGTCCATCCCAAGTTCTTTAGGTCAAAAGAGAAAGCAGATGTTCACACAGGATCAGGTGCAGGAGATGATCAATCACGCCACACGGCAGATGAATGAAACTTGGGAGAACAGGTTTCGGTCTTTGGAAAAGAGTATGCGGGGCATGGCGTCATCAGATATTTCACAG CATGCTTCAGCAGCTGGACCTGGGGCTGAGGATGGCGAGGCATCACACGAG CATACATCGGATTCTACTGACGATGGAACATATCAATCCGCAGAAGATGACAGCGGGGGGCATAGTGGTGAATAG